The following coding sequences lie in one Musa acuminata AAA Group cultivar baxijiao chromosome BXJ1-8, Cavendish_Baxijiao_AAA, whole genome shotgun sequence genomic window:
- the LOC103995164 gene encoding zinc finger CCCH domain-containing protein 40 gives MAHRLLRDAQADGWERSDFPIICESCLGDNPYIRMTKADYDKECKICKRPFTVFRWRPGRDARYKKTEICQTCCKLKNVCQVCVLDLEYGLPVQVRDTALAINSNDAIPKSDVNREYFAEEHDRRARAGIDYESSYGKVLPNDTILKLQRTTPYYKRNRAHVCSFYLRGECTRGAECPYRHEMPEIGELSQQNIKDRYYGVNDPVAQKLLSKAGEMPSLNPPEDESIKTLYVGGLDARISEQDLRDHFYAHGEIESIRMVLQRACAFVTYTTRDAAEKAAEELANKLVIKGLRLKLMWGRPQASKPEGEAQDDDAGRQGVVTHAGLLPRAVISQQQSNHQPLPPGTENHQQPPLNYFNIPAPPQAARTFYPSTDPQRMGALVPTQEGSNNKSGSETQPEQQAPNLHGHAFPMAPPHPQGSQYRPPYYPPYGYMAPLPPPYQQYPPYPPMMAPRPPPPPAPQPAVQQYTQGPPGPS, from the exons atgGCGCACCGGCTGCTGAGGGACGCGCAGGCCGACGGATGGGAGCGCTCCGATTTCCCCATCATCTGCGAGTCCTGCCTGGGCGACAACCCTTACATCCGAATG acaaAGGCTGATTATGACAAGGAATGTAAGATCTGCAAACGGCCTTTTACCGTCTTCAGATGGAGGCCTGGACGTGATGCAAGGTACAAGAAGACAGAGATCTGCCAGACATGCTGTAAGCTGAAGAATGTCTGCCAGGTGTGTGTCCTTGATCTTGAATATGGTCTACCAGTTCAAGTTCGGGACACTGCCCTCGCTATCAATTCTAATGATGCCATCCCAAAGAGTGATGTGAATAGAGAGTATTTTGCTGAAGAACATGACCGCAGG GCCAGAGCTGGCATAGATTACGAATCTTCGTATGGAAAAGTGCTTCCAAACGACACCATCTTAAAGCTTCAAAGGACAACACCATACTATAAAAGAAATCGAGCCCATGTTTGTAGTTTCTATTTGCGTGGTGAATGCACTCGTGGAGCTGAATGTCCATATCGACATGAGATGCCTGAAATTGGTGAATTATCTCAGCAGAATATAAAGGATAGATATTATGG AGTGAATGATCCTGTTGCTCAGAAGCTTTTAAGCAAGGCTGGTGAGATGCCTTCTCTAAATCCCCCAGAGGATGAGAGTATAAAGACCCTATATGTTGGTGGCCTAGACGCCCGTATTTCCGAGCAGGATCTGAGGGACCACTTCTATGCCCATGGTGAGATCGAATCCATCAGGATGGTGCTCCAGCGAGCATGTGCATTTGTAACTTACACAACAAGAGATGCTGCTGAAAAAGCCGCAGAGGAACTTGCTAACAAGCTTGTCATAAAGGGTCTCAGATTAAAGCTGATGTGGGGAAGACCACAGGCCTCAAAACCAGAGGGAGAGGCACAGGATGATGATGCCGGAAGACAGGGGGTTGTCACACATGCCGGGCTGCTTCCAAGGGCTGTCATATCTCAGCAGCAGAGCAACCATCAGCCGCTACCACCTGGCACCGAGAACCACCAGCAGCCTCCCCTCAACTACTTCAACATTCCCGCGCCACCGCAAGCTGCACGGACATTCTACCCATCCACCGATCCTCAAAGAATGGGCGCGCTAGTCCCGACACAAGAAGGTAGCAACAACAAAAGTGGGTCGGAGACGCAGCCAGAGCAGCAAGCACCAAATCTTCACGGGCATGCTTTTCCCATGGCTCCTCCACATCCCCAAGGGAGTCAGTACCGGCCGCCATATTATCCACCATACGGGTACATGGCCCCACTGCCACCGCCATATCAGCAGTACCCTCCATACCCACCAATGATGGCTCCACGCCCGCCACCACCACCTGCACCACAACCTGCAGTGCAGCAGTACACTCAAGGCCCTCCTGGACCATCTTAG
- the LOC135588151 gene encoding histone-lysine N-methyltransferase, H3 lysine-9 specific SUVH1-like isoform X1, with the protein MRRGKGATKPRSQTSRCKRRRERCEQEEPRPPEVCEDCCISTRSLRSLTLLLVVTASSVLFAMERHSNCTPSSSENGVLDVKPLRSLAPMFPAPFGFNAITQSTVPPFVCVTPFGSSPAGSDSSYPSGVPPAFPPFSFHEAPNQKPSNPDPVSFATRVVDTHVAMTPGANGSLRASPFSTSAKTPTSGTFWTPSVTNVSIDEDEDPSLDDNMPASGRKTKRAGRQSSNQAGSSGTDVKRKRPNKSLNTELPLLPSSSNHPRESVEIVLMTYDALRRRLLQLDEAKDVNRRQDLKAGAIMSGKDLKANAGKRIGPVPGVEIGDIFYFRFEMCLIGLHAPSMAGIDYMTASFSDKDEPVAICIVSAGGYENEDDDVDVLIYSGQGGSGKHDKKQPDDQKLERGNLALERSLHRKNQIRVVRSTKDVSCPTGKIYIYDGLYKIDDSWVEKGKTGFNIFKYKLLREPGQPDGIAVWKMIQKWKENPSSRGRVILPDISSGAENIPVCLINDVDDERGPNHFVYVTTVKHLCHTISKKPLEGCMCLSVCLPGDTNCFCAQQNDGDLPYNSMGLLVRRKPLIYECSVSCQCSFNCRNRVTQKGIRLHFEVFRTKDRGWGLRSWDPIRAGTFICEYAGEVISKTRVEDDGEEDEYIFQATYLGEKASRWNCGPELLEDPDINNSNEVFRPFPITISAKNSGNIARFMNHSCSPNVFWQPVLYDHGDEEYPHIMFFAIKHIPPMTELTYDYGLHGDEAGQQKIGTGFISQRAKKCLCGSPNCRGYFG; encoded by the exons ATGCGAAGGGGGAAGGGAGCGACCAAACCCCGCTCCCAGACCTCCAGGTGCAAAAGGCGAAGAGAGAGATGCGAGCAAGAGGAGCCGAGACCGCCCGAGGTCTGTGAGGATTGCTGCATCTCTACCCGTAGCCTACGATCCTTGACCTTGCTACTGGTTGTTACCG CTTCCAGTGTTTTGTTTGCCATGGAAAGGCATTCCAATTGCACTCCTTCGTCCAGTGAAAATGGGGTCTTGGATGTGAAACCACTACGATCTTTGGCTCCGATGTTCCCTGCACCATTCGGCTTCAATGCTATTACACAGTCAACTGTCCCACCCTTTGTTTGTGTCACCCCCTTTGGCTCATCCCCTGCTGGCTCTGATTCATCATATCCTTCAGGAGTCCCACCGGCGTTCCCCCCTTTCAGCTTTCACGAAGCTCCCAACCAAAAGCCATCAAACCCTGACCCTGTCTCCTTTGCTACTCGTGTTGTAGatactcatgttgcaatgacgccTGGTGCTAATGGCTCTCTGCGGGCCTCTCCATTCTCCACTTCTGCCAAGACACCAACCTCCGGTACTTTTTGGACACCATCAGTGACCAATGTTTCCATAGATGAGGATGAGGACCCTTCTCTTGATGACAATATGCCAGCATCAGGCAGAAAGACTAAGAGGGCAGGACGCCAAAGTAGCAACCAGGCGGGCAGCTCAGGGACAGATGTCAAGCGCAAACGACCTAATAAGAGTCTGAACACTGAGCTTCCCCTATTGCCCTCTTCATCAAACCACCCCAGGGAGTCTGTGGAGATTGTCCTCATGACCTATGATGCACTTCGCAGGAGGCTTCTGCAGTTGGATGAAGCAAAAGATGTAAACAGgcgccaagatctgaaggctggggCCATCATGTCTGGTAAGGATCTCAAGGCTAATGCAGGAAAGAGGATCGGACCTGTCCCAGGAGTTGAAATTGGGGATATTTTCTATTTTAGGTTTGAGATGTGCTTGATTGGATTGCATGCTCCTAGTATGGCCGGTATTGATTACATGACAGCTAGTTTTTCTGACAAAGATGAGCCTGTTGCCATTTGTATTGTCTCGGCTGGTGGTTATGAGAATGAAGATGATGATGTCGATGTTTTAATTTACAGTGGCCAGGGAGGTAGTGgtaagcatgataagaagcaaccAGATGACCAGAAACTGGAAAGGGGTAACCTTGCTCTCGAAAGAAGCTTGCACAGGAAGAATCAGATCCGGGTTGTACGTAGTACCAAAGATGTTAGCTGTCCAACTGGCAAAATATACATCTATGATGGTCTTTATAAGATTGATGACTCATGGGTCGAGAAAGGTAAGACAGGATTCAATATTTTCAAGTACAAGTTGCTGAGAGAACCAGGGCAGCCTGATGGAATTGCGGTATGGAAAATGATCCAGAAGTGGAAAGAGAACCCATCATCTAGAGGCAGAGTCATACTGCCTGACATATCATCAGGTGCAGAAAACATACCTGTTTGCCTTAtcaatgatgttgatgatgagaGAGGTCCAAACCATTTTGTATATGTAACCACCGTTAAACATTTGTGTCATACTATCTCAAAGAAGCCTTTAGAGGGTTGCATGTGCCTTAGTGTGTGTCTCCCTGGTGATACCAACTGCTTTTGTGCACAACAAAATGACGGTGATTTACCATATAATTCGATGGGGCTTCTTGTGAGACGGAAGCCTCTGATTTATGAGTGCAGTGTTTCTTGTCAATGCTCTTTTAATTGCCGAAATAGGGTGACCCAAAAGGGAATTAGGCTCCACTTTGAAGTTTTCAGGACAAAGGACCGTGGTTGGGGTCTACGTTCCTGGGACCCTATCAGGGCAGGTACATTCATTTGTGAATATGCAGGCGAGGTTATCAGTAAAACCAGAGTTGAAGATGATGGTGAAGAAGATGAGTATATTTTTCAAGCGACATATCTTGGTGAGAAAGCTTCCAGATGGAATTGTGGGCCTGAGTTACTAGAAGATCCAGATATAAATAACTCAAATGAGGTGTTTAGACCATTTCCTATTACAATAAGTGCAAAGAATTCAGGAAACATAGCACGTTTTATGAATCATAGCTGCTCGCCTAATGTCTTTTGGCAACCAGTTCTATATGATCATGGTGATGAAGAGTATCCACATATAATGTTCTTTGCAATCAAACACATTCCTCCCATGACTGAACTGACATATGATTATGGTCTGCATGGAGATGAAGCTGGTCAACAGAAAATTGGAACTGGCTTTATATCGCAGAGAGCTAAGAAGTGCCTGTGTGGATCTCCAAATTGTCGAGGCTATTTTGGCTAA
- the LOC135588151 gene encoding histone-lysine N-methyltransferase, H3 lysine-9 specific SUVH1-like isoform X2, with product MERHSNCTPSSSENGVLDVKPLRSLAPMFPAPFGFNAITQSTVPPFVCVTPFGSSPAGSDSSYPSGVPPAFPPFSFHEAPNQKPSNPDPVSFATRVVDTHVAMTPGANGSLRASPFSTSAKTPTSGTFWTPSVTNVSIDEDEDPSLDDNMPASGRKTKRAGRQSSNQAGSSGTDVKRKRPNKSLNTELPLLPSSSNHPRESVEIVLMTYDALRRRLLQLDEAKDVNRRQDLKAGAIMSGKDLKANAGKRIGPVPGVEIGDIFYFRFEMCLIGLHAPSMAGIDYMTASFSDKDEPVAICIVSAGGYENEDDDVDVLIYSGQGGSGKHDKKQPDDQKLERGNLALERSLHRKNQIRVVRSTKDVSCPTGKIYIYDGLYKIDDSWVEKGKTGFNIFKYKLLREPGQPDGIAVWKMIQKWKENPSSRGRVILPDISSGAENIPVCLINDVDDERGPNHFVYVTTVKHLCHTISKKPLEGCMCLSVCLPGDTNCFCAQQNDGDLPYNSMGLLVRRKPLIYECSVSCQCSFNCRNRVTQKGIRLHFEVFRTKDRGWGLRSWDPIRAGTFICEYAGEVISKTRVEDDGEEDEYIFQATYLGEKASRWNCGPELLEDPDINNSNEVFRPFPITISAKNSGNIARFMNHSCSPNVFWQPVLYDHGDEEYPHIMFFAIKHIPPMTELTYDYGLHGDEAGQQKIGTGFISQRAKKCLCGSPNCRGYFG from the coding sequence ATGGAAAGGCATTCCAATTGCACTCCTTCGTCCAGTGAAAATGGGGTCTTGGATGTGAAACCACTACGATCTTTGGCTCCGATGTTCCCTGCACCATTCGGCTTCAATGCTATTACACAGTCAACTGTCCCACCCTTTGTTTGTGTCACCCCCTTTGGCTCATCCCCTGCTGGCTCTGATTCATCATATCCTTCAGGAGTCCCACCGGCGTTCCCCCCTTTCAGCTTTCACGAAGCTCCCAACCAAAAGCCATCAAACCCTGACCCTGTCTCCTTTGCTACTCGTGTTGTAGatactcatgttgcaatgacgccTGGTGCTAATGGCTCTCTGCGGGCCTCTCCATTCTCCACTTCTGCCAAGACACCAACCTCCGGTACTTTTTGGACACCATCAGTGACCAATGTTTCCATAGATGAGGATGAGGACCCTTCTCTTGATGACAATATGCCAGCATCAGGCAGAAAGACTAAGAGGGCAGGACGCCAAAGTAGCAACCAGGCGGGCAGCTCAGGGACAGATGTCAAGCGCAAACGACCTAATAAGAGTCTGAACACTGAGCTTCCCCTATTGCCCTCTTCATCAAACCACCCCAGGGAGTCTGTGGAGATTGTCCTCATGACCTATGATGCACTTCGCAGGAGGCTTCTGCAGTTGGATGAAGCAAAAGATGTAAACAGgcgccaagatctgaaggctggggCCATCATGTCTGGTAAGGATCTCAAGGCTAATGCAGGAAAGAGGATCGGACCTGTCCCAGGAGTTGAAATTGGGGATATTTTCTATTTTAGGTTTGAGATGTGCTTGATTGGATTGCATGCTCCTAGTATGGCCGGTATTGATTACATGACAGCTAGTTTTTCTGACAAAGATGAGCCTGTTGCCATTTGTATTGTCTCGGCTGGTGGTTATGAGAATGAAGATGATGATGTCGATGTTTTAATTTACAGTGGCCAGGGAGGTAGTGgtaagcatgataagaagcaaccAGATGACCAGAAACTGGAAAGGGGTAACCTTGCTCTCGAAAGAAGCTTGCACAGGAAGAATCAGATCCGGGTTGTACGTAGTACCAAAGATGTTAGCTGTCCAACTGGCAAAATATACATCTATGATGGTCTTTATAAGATTGATGACTCATGGGTCGAGAAAGGTAAGACAGGATTCAATATTTTCAAGTACAAGTTGCTGAGAGAACCAGGGCAGCCTGATGGAATTGCGGTATGGAAAATGATCCAGAAGTGGAAAGAGAACCCATCATCTAGAGGCAGAGTCATACTGCCTGACATATCATCAGGTGCAGAAAACATACCTGTTTGCCTTAtcaatgatgttgatgatgagaGAGGTCCAAACCATTTTGTATATGTAACCACCGTTAAACATTTGTGTCATACTATCTCAAAGAAGCCTTTAGAGGGTTGCATGTGCCTTAGTGTGTGTCTCCCTGGTGATACCAACTGCTTTTGTGCACAACAAAATGACGGTGATTTACCATATAATTCGATGGGGCTTCTTGTGAGACGGAAGCCTCTGATTTATGAGTGCAGTGTTTCTTGTCAATGCTCTTTTAATTGCCGAAATAGGGTGACCCAAAAGGGAATTAGGCTCCACTTTGAAGTTTTCAGGACAAAGGACCGTGGTTGGGGTCTACGTTCCTGGGACCCTATCAGGGCAGGTACATTCATTTGTGAATATGCAGGCGAGGTTATCAGTAAAACCAGAGTTGAAGATGATGGTGAAGAAGATGAGTATATTTTTCAAGCGACATATCTTGGTGAGAAAGCTTCCAGATGGAATTGTGGGCCTGAGTTACTAGAAGATCCAGATATAAATAACTCAAATGAGGTGTTTAGACCATTTCCTATTACAATAAGTGCAAAGAATTCAGGAAACATAGCACGTTTTATGAATCATAGCTGCTCGCCTAATGTCTTTTGGCAACCAGTTCTATATGATCATGGTGATGAAGAGTATCCACATATAATGTTCTTTGCAATCAAACACATTCCTCCCATGACTGAACTGACATATGATTATGGTCTGCATGGAGATGAAGCTGGTCAACAGAAAATTGGAACTGGCTTTATATCGCAGAGAGCTAAGAAGTGCCTGTGTGGATCTCCAAATTGTCGAGGCTATTTTGGCTAA